Proteins co-encoded in one Salvia miltiorrhiza cultivar Shanhuang (shh) unplaced genomic scaffold, IMPLAD_Smil_shh original_scaffold_399, whole genome shotgun sequence genomic window:
- the LOC131004456 gene encoding cytochrome P450 71A9-like — translation MTLQIPLIPFLTFITLFFLILKKTRKPVINAAKLPPGPRQLPIIGNLHQLGKLPHRSLQKLSKTYGDLMFLQLGSVPTLVVSSADKARDIFKNHDLAFSGRPSSLYAMKKMCYNLSCVSAAPYGDYWREARRIVVLELMTAKRVESFRHIRVEEVGSLIERISRAGPDPVDLSSAVFAMSNNVVSRAAFGETDVKGMGRSFQEIFHETQSLAVEFNVADYFAGLDWINGINGVDRRIGDNFRDMDVFFEGVIGEHRDRRVLDSDKEDIIDVLLRVQEDSELTDDQIKAILLDVFVAGTDTSAATVVWTMAELIRNPTILQKAQQQVREIVKGKAKVEESDLPKLIYLKHVVKESFRLHPPAPLLLPHETTDLCVIDGGKYEIPAKTRVFFNAAAISADPAVWVNPGDFLPERFEDGRVDFRGQHFELLPFGAGRRGCPGISFAMPVVELALANLLFRFDWKLPEGVSVEDVDMEEAPGITMHKNIPLRLVACPVNQ, via the exons atgactCTGCAGATTCCCTTGATTCCATTTCTCACATTCATCACACTCTTCTTCCTAATCCTGAAGAAAACCCGAAAGCCCGTTATTAACGCAGCAAAACTCCCTCCAGGCCCGCGACAGCTTCCAATCATCGGCAACCTCCACCAGCTGGGCAAACTGCCTCACAGGTCGCTTCAAAAGCTCTCCAAAACCTACGGCGATCTCATGTTCCTACAGCTCGGATCCGTGCCCACGTTAGTCGTCTCATCGGCCGATAAGGCCCGCGATATCTTCAAAAACCACGACCTCGCCTTCTCGGGCCGGCCCTCTTCTCTCTACGCAATGAAAAAAATGTGTTACAATCTCTCCTGCGTCTCGGCCGCACCGTACGGGGACTACTGGAGAGAAGCGAGGCGAATCGTGGTTCTGGAACTGATGACCGCGAAACGGGTCGAATCTTTCCGCCACATACGGGTCGAGGAAGTGGGTAGTTTGATCGAGCGGATCTCCCGTGCGGGTCCGGACCCGGTCGACCTGAGCTCCGCGGTGTTCGCCATGTCCAACAACGTAGTCAGCCGCGCCGCGTTCGGGGAGACGGACGTTAAGGGGATGGGGAGGAGTTTCCAGGAGATTTTTCATGAGACGCAGAGCCTCGCCGTAGAGTTTAACGTGGCCGATTATTTCGCGGGATTGGATTGGATTAATGGGATCAACGGCGTCGACAGGCGGATAGGGGACAATTTTAGGGATATGGATGTGTTTTTCGAGGGGGTCATCGGAGAGCATCGTGATCGGAGGGTGTTGGATTCCGACAAGGAAGATATAATTGATGTGTTGCTTCGAGTGCAGGAGGATTCTGAGCTCACGGATGATCAGATCAAGGCTATCCTCTTG GATGTATTTGTGGCGGGAACTGATACTTCAGCAGCAACAGTAGTATGGACAATGGCAGAACTCATCAGAAATCCAACCATTCTGCAGAAAGCTCAGCAACAGGTGCGAGAGATCGTGAAAGGGAAGGCCAAGGTGGAAGAATCAGACCTTCCCAAACTCATATACCTAAAGCACGTCGTCAAAGAGTCATTCAGGCTCCACCCACCAGCGCCGCTGCTACTGCCACATGAAACCACGGACCTCTGCGTCATTGACGGCGGCAAGTACGAGATTCCCGCCAAAACGAGGGTTTTCTTCAACGCGGCTGCGATCTCCGCGGATCCTGCAGTTTGGGTGAACCCTGGAGATTTCTTGCCGGAGAGGTTCGAGGACGGCCGCGTCGATTTCAGAGGGCAGCATTTCGAGCTGTTGCCGTTCGGCGCCGGGAGGAGGGGTTGCCCCGGAATCAGTTTCGCGATGCCAGTGGTGGAGCTGGCGCTCGCGAATCTTCTATTCCGCTTTGATTGGAAGCTTCCAGAAGGAGTATCGGTTGAGGATGTTGATATGGAGGAAGCGCCGGGGATTACTATGCATAAGAACATTCCTCTTCGCTTGGTAGCTTGCCCGGTAAATCAGTAG
- the LOC131004450 gene encoding uncharacterized protein LOC131004450 codes for MRINPSFSPKLSQPWLFSGETAPPSTLLSLFSPLFSITPLPLNFESVAHKGQCRAVGSLGFDDIAAAAAWARSLRRRAWSQRLLPRSSGGQLIRAGRRPLLPPFSLAYTNEEKAKPSVLLAQARESPPSALWFNGTDKSPPSRFIESERTKYEMKKT; via the exons ATGAGAATCAACCCTAGCTTCTCTCCAAAATTGTCGCAGCCGTGGCTCTTCTCCGGCGAGACGGCGCCACCGTCTACTCTCctatctctcttctctcctcttttCTCAATTACACCACTCCCTCTGAACTTTGAATCCGTCGCACATAAAGGGCAATGCCGAGCCGTAGGTTCTCTCGGCTTCGACGACATCGCCGCCGCAGCTGCCTGGGCTCGCTCACTGCGCCGTCGCGCCTGGAGTCAGCGTCTCCTTCCTCGATCCTCCGGTGGGCAGTTAATTAGGGCAGGGCGGCGTCCGTTGCTCCCCCCCTTTTCACTCGCGTACACGAACGAGGAAAAAGCCAAACCCTCAGTCCTCTTAGCTCAGGCGAGAGAGTCACCGCCGTCTGCCCTCTGGTTCAACGGAACAGACAAGTCGCCCCCTTCTCGATTTATTGAATCAG AAAGAACCAAGTATGAAATGAAGAAAACTTAG